The following proteins are co-located in the Halorubrum aethiopicum genome:
- a CDS encoding DNA cytosine methyltransferase produces the protein MPTLSLPEDGPTAVDMFAGVGGATIGLVAGGFNVRAAWETDPVASYAYRVNHTEGTDIAQYGDATDVRPDHVPDDLDLLFAGPPCQGFSSSGGSVDDDPRNQLAFCVPEWVDAVGPRIVVVENVVGLQDLHGPTHGALVDALTDAGEGYTVATLRLDAADYNVPQARERVFIIAVREDCPTPDQWEPPVVTAPAPTRTLTGTALEGYDTAGEALDSLPEPIVSMPPADDPVHATIEELQPGAGEWGRHRVDPHTVAGHREVDGTIVVVPPNHVAPDHADATRAKYAEWELGFCGSRTTDRRLHSDRPAPTMTVSDGTPPVSFVGRSPSTLDEPVNDVRRLTVREVARLQTFPDMVTFAGTRVEQYRQAANAVPPNLVAHLAGHLRDAVLEHEQDSADVPIR, from the coding sequence ATGCCGACGCTCTCGCTTCCCGAGGACGGTCCCACGGCGGTCGACATGTTCGCCGGGGTGGGCGGCGCGACGATCGGACTCGTCGCCGGCGGGTTCAACGTGCGGGCAGCGTGGGAGACGGACCCGGTCGCGTCGTACGCCTACCGCGTGAACCACACTGAGGGGACCGACATCGCGCAGTACGGCGATGCGACCGACGTGCGTCCCGACCACGTTCCCGACGACCTCGACCTGTTGTTCGCTGGTCCCCCGTGTCAGGGATTCTCGTCATCCGGTGGGAGTGTTGACGACGACCCGCGGAACCAACTCGCCTTCTGTGTGCCTGAGTGGGTCGACGCGGTCGGCCCGCGGATCGTCGTCGTCGAGAACGTCGTCGGTCTACAGGATCTTCACGGCCCGACCCACGGCGCGCTCGTCGACGCGCTCACCGACGCCGGCGAGGGCTACACCGTGGCGACGCTCCGGCTGGATGCCGCCGACTACAACGTCCCACAGGCTCGCGAGCGCGTGTTCATCATCGCCGTTCGCGAGGACTGCCCGACGCCCGACCAGTGGGAACCACCCGTCGTGACCGCGCCCGCGCCGACGCGGACGCTCACTGGGACGGCGCTGGAGGGCTACGATACTGCGGGTGAGGCGCTTGATTCGCTTCCGGAGCCGATTGTGTCCATGCCGCCGGCCGATGATCCGGTTCATGCGACGATCGAGGAACTCCAGCCGGGTGCCGGAGAGTGGGGGCGACACCGCGTCGACCCGCACACCGTGGCTGGTCATCGGGAGGTGGACGGGACGATCGTGGTGGTGCCGCCGAACCACGTCGCGCCCGATCACGCCGACGCGACGCGGGCGAAGTATGCCGAATGGGAGCTCGGGTTTTGTGGGAGTCGGACTACCGACCGACGTCTTCACTCCGACCGACCGGCTCCGACGATGACCGTAAGCGACGGAACACCGCCGGTGTCGTTCGTGGGCCGGTCGCCCTCGACGCTGGACGAGCCCGTGAACGACGTGCGGCGACTGACTGTTCGCGAGGTTGCCCGGCTTCAAACGTTCCCGGATATGGTGACCTTCGCCGGAACGCGCGTCGAACAGTACCGGCAGGCCGCGAACGCCGTCCCGCCGAATCTCGTCGCGCACCTAGCGGGCCACCTGCGGGACGCGGTCCTCGAACACGAGCAGGACTCGGCCGACGTTCCTATCCGATAG
- a CDS encoding zinc finger domain-containing protein, with the protein MTDRVLTYECHVSDADHDVPGPDVRIMKIGDGGFIVACGCGPESLDDADESPHPITDHLVNIYAEDPSPTQWLTLEDAADGWYDTTAWNSPEGFEGTHGQRRARFREKITEIADTNDRNERGGASQRDRDARGVACPDCDAGVGTKCQRPSGHRVRKSHAERVEAAVDAGIIDDETGGSSVEETTEQAEIGGWA; encoded by the coding sequence ATGACCGACCGCGTCCTCACCTACGAGTGCCACGTCAGCGACGCCGACCACGACGTTCCGGGTCCCGATGTTCGGATCATGAAGATCGGTGACGGGGGATTCATCGTCGCCTGCGGGTGCGGCCCGGAGTCTCTCGACGACGCCGACGAGTCGCCCCACCCGATCACGGACCACCTCGTGAACATCTACGCTGAGGATCCGTCGCCGACGCAGTGGCTCACGCTGGAGGACGCGGCCGACGGATGGTACGACACGACGGCGTGGAACTCTCCGGAGGGCTTCGAGGGCACCCACGGGCAGCGTCGAGCGCGTTTCCGAGAGAAGATCACGGAGATCGCCGACACGAACGACCGTAACGAGCGCGGCGGTGCGAGCCAACGCGACCGCGACGCCCGCGGGGTAGCGTGTCCGGACTGTGACGCCGGCGTCGGGACGAAGTGCCAGCGACCGTCGGGCCACCGCGTCCGAAAGTCACACGCCGAGCGCGTCGAGGCGGCCGTCGACGCCGGGATCATCGACGACGAGACCGGGGGTTCGAGCGTCGAGGAGACGACCGAACAGGCCGAAATCGGCGGGTGGGCGTGA
- a CDS encoding type IV pilin, with protein MNIKNAFQDSDRAVSPVIGVILMVAITVILAAVIGTFVLGLGDQLGDSQPTAQLDISATEDGSGGEIIIEHTGGDEIRLSEFNIQVRQDDGTVEDGTQTLSDVTGGTSTLSVGETATVEFDASGNATNNIRLIHTPSDSIYADRTVIIDDFGGYSALP; from the coding sequence ATGAACATCAAAAACGCGTTTCAGGACTCTGACCGTGCCGTCAGCCCCGTGATCGGGGTCATACTGATGGTCGCTATAACCGTGATACTGGCGGCCGTCATCGGGACGTTCGTGCTCGGTCTCGGGGATCAGCTTGGTGACAGCCAACCGACTGCGCAGTTGGATATTAGCGCAACTGAAGACGGTAGCGGGGGAGAAATAATCATCGAACACACGGGCGGTGACGAGATTCGATTGTCTGAATTCAACATACAGGTACGTCAAGACGACGGAACTGTAGAAGACGGCACTCAAACACTCAGTGATGTGACTGGGGGTACCAGTACACTTAGTGTTGGTGAGACAGCAACTGTTGAATTCGATGCTAGTGGAAATGCCACAAACAATATCCGACTAATCCACACGCCATCGGATTCGATTTACGCTGACAGAACCGTCATAATCGATGACTTCGGAGGATACAGCGCTCTTCCGTAG
- a CDS encoding type IV pilin, giving the protein MVAHIDFGADDRGVSPVIGVVLMIAITVALSAAAGTLVLQLTDEQTGELSGDADAEFTVTFGTDSVEVTHTGGDAVPAEEILIDGDVDDSQRWGEYGSVSEGDSVTVDASGSNRTIVVVHTGPYGEEEVFTRVEE; this is encoded by the coding sequence ATGGTAGCACACATCGACTTCGGTGCCGACGACAGGGGCGTAAGCCCCGTCATCGGCGTGGTATTGATGATCGCGATTACGGTCGCTCTCTCGGCGGCCGCCGGGACGCTTGTCTTACAGCTCACCGACGAGCAAACCGGAGAGTTGTCGGGTGACGCCGACGCCGAGTTCACGGTAACGTTCGGGACCGACAGCGTCGAGGTAACCCACACCGGCGGCGACGCCGTCCCGGCCGAGGAGATTCTTATCGACGGCGACGTCGACGACTCTCAGCGGTGGGGCGAGTACGGGAGTGTGAGTGAAGGTGACTCCGTGACGGTTGACGCGAGCGGGTCGAACCGCACGATCGTCGTCGTTCACACCGGGCCGTACGGTGAGGAGGAGGTGTTCACGCGGGTCGAGGAATAG
- a CDS encoding HNH endonuclease produces MNSEPKYRDEEWLREQYVEEHRSTTDISEECGCARSTVSKWLNKHDIETRTGRVSDERLNDADWLRKQYVEERRRSSEIAEDCGCSKPTVVRRLNKHNIEVRTETNTTTDQRLADPEWLREQCVDERRSIYDIANECGCDSSTVSRWLSKHDIEAAQSEQQTPDQRLIDADWLREQYVEEGQSTNEIADDRDCSSWTVSKWLSKHDIEARPGIGELSGEEHPHYNGGPAPYGPGWNYRKRAEVRERDDHTCQDPRCSVTQADHLDEYGKKLHVHHLRKARDVEDPEDRNAKTNLITLCRDCHHHWERISDTGLVPEVER; encoded by the coding sequence ATGAACTCCGAGCCGAAATATCGCGACGAGGAATGGCTCCGCGAGCAGTACGTGGAAGAACACCGGAGTACAACCGATATTTCAGAAGAATGTGGTTGTGCTCGATCGACAGTATCCAAATGGCTCAATAAACACGACATAGAGACTCGAACGGGGCGAGTGTCGGATGAGCGCTTGAATGATGCTGATTGGCTGCGTAAACAGTATGTGGAGGAACGCCGGAGGTCCTCCGAGATTGCCGAAGATTGTGGTTGTTCCAAACCGACAGTGGTCAGACGGTTAAACAAACACAATATCGAGGTTCGAACGGAAACGAACACGACTACAGACCAGCGATTGGCCGATCCTGAATGGCTCCGCGAGCAGTGCGTGGATGAGCGACGGAGCATCTACGATATCGCCAACGAATGCGGTTGTGACAGCTCGACAGTATCCAGATGGTTAAGCAAACACGACATAGAGGCGGCACAGAGTGAGCAACAGACTCCTGACCAGCGCTTAATCGACGCAGACTGGCTCCGCGAGCAGTACGTGGAGGAGGGTCAGAGTACCAACGAGATTGCTGACGACCGTGATTGTTCCAGTTGGACAGTGTCTAAATGGTTAAGCAAACACGACATAGAGGCGCGCCCCGGTATTGGCGAACTCTCTGGCGAGGAACATCCGCACTACAACGGTGGCCCCGCGCCTTACGGTCCCGGCTGGAACTACCGGAAGCGCGCCGAGGTACGCGAGCGTGACGATCACACCTGCCAAGATCCGCGCTGCTCCGTCACCCAAGCCGACCACCTCGACGAGTACGGTAAGAAGCTCCATGTCCACCACCTACGGAAAGCGCGGGACGTTGAGGATCCCGAGGATCGGAACGCTAAAACAAACCTGATCACACTGTGTCGCGACTGCCATCACCATTGGGAGAGGATTTCCGACACAGGACTCGTCCCCGAGGTAGAACGATGA
- a CDS encoding ParA family protein, with amino-acid sequence MDAFTDSGLPWDDYGALRETDLGAYIPDDETLRAVAFVDKGGTSKTTSLAHMGVVADQELGLDTLLIALDGKQNDLATHFGIEGDDLDDATRWPTIAQAFAPNIDQIDERLRSEGDTDDGVLADLAVSTGEGPDLIPASEELDGVDKSLSDIDDPAQRYSFLDDFLSQYVDDQYDLVLIDVPGSTSNVAANALWATKHVFTPVRPSPLDTKQAAKIRAEINEKRERHDFLSDLELTMVVLSQVSSQTKAGRYFLDQFREAFPVELSPVPVRDSQAVINAQLERETLFAHDSDLASAEEARDQYRQNTAELVRRLGTPEWKDGVDGVDAEAASGEVIR; translated from the coding sequence ATGGATGCCTTCACTGATAGCGGGCTGCCGTGGGATGACTACGGCGCGCTCCGAGAGACAGACCTCGGGGCGTACATCCCCGATGACGAAACGCTCCGAGCGGTCGCGTTCGTCGATAAGGGCGGGACAAGCAAGACGACGAGTCTCGCGCACATGGGCGTCGTGGCCGACCAAGAATTAGGTCTCGATACCCTTCTGATCGCGCTCGACGGCAAGCAAAACGACCTTGCGACGCACTTCGGGATCGAGGGCGACGACCTCGACGACGCGACCCGTTGGCCGACGATCGCGCAGGCGTTCGCGCCGAACATCGACCAGATCGACGAACGGCTGCGGTCGGAGGGCGACACCGACGACGGCGTGCTCGCGGACTTGGCAGTCTCCACGGGCGAAGGGCCGGACCTGATCCCCGCGAGCGAGGAACTGGACGGCGTCGACAAGTCGTTGAGCGACATCGACGACCCGGCACAGCGGTACTCGTTCCTCGACGACTTCCTGAGCCAGTACGTCGACGACCAGTACGACCTCGTGTTGATCGACGTACCCGGAAGCACCTCGAACGTCGCGGCGAACGCGTTGTGGGCGACGAAACACGTGTTCACGCCCGTCCGACCGAGCCCGCTCGATACGAAGCAGGCTGCGAAGATCCGGGCGGAAATCAACGAGAAACGCGAGCGCCACGACTTCCTCTCGGATCTGGAGTTGACGATGGTCGTACTCTCGCAGGTGAGCTCGCAAACGAAGGCCGGGCGGTACTTCCTCGATCAGTTCCGCGAGGCGTTCCCCGTCGAACTCTCGCCCGTCCCCGTCCGGGATTCACAGGCCGTGATCAACGCGCAACTGGAGCGCGAGACGCTATTCGCACACGATTCCGACCTCGCGAGCGCCGAAGAGGCGCGCGACCAGTACCGGCAGAACACCGCCGAACTGGTCCGGCGACTCGGCACTCCGGAGTGGAAGGACGGCGTCGATGGCGTTGACGCCGAGGCGGCCAGCGGGGAGGTGATTCGATGA
- a CDS encoding DUF7504 family protein, which yields MGNSDHTLSNYFSRSSSILLLAPSHQSPDDKACIDLLTQDQPSETNVLSVTLSASPSERLSVWQREAGNELPTRATIIDGRREMTKANLPTSEAGTISVRGLPREADLFDLSISIASQLGEWQSTDETTSLCLHSVTALLATYDAERVVDLISALNDLCERFSVTAHHHIDPDKHDEEMLAMLRPLYDAVIEYTPEDGWIPTESVTMTTKPSFRSTVTPPGGVSKIDPDHPETVPMRYSFETLLDLLSPPRRRTLLYHLKNQPDQVIPLDRLAEEIHDIDRSLPIRDSSSPEDIRNELLDCHLPSLQEAGIAKYDANSETVHYTQNQGLESFLQYIETIELG from the coding sequence GTGGGAAATTCGGATCATACACTCAGTAATTACTTTAGCAGGTCGTCGTCTATTCTTTTACTTGCTCCGTCACACCAATCTCCTGACGACAAAGCCTGTATCGATCTGTTGACTCAGGATCAACCTAGTGAGACCAACGTACTGAGCGTAACACTCTCAGCATCCCCCTCTGAGCGGCTGTCGGTATGGCAACGCGAAGCAGGGAACGAACTCCCAACACGAGCGACAATCATCGATGGCAGAAGAGAGATGACGAAAGCAAACCTTCCAACCTCTGAAGCCGGAACGATTTCCGTACGGGGGCTTCCGAGAGAGGCGGATCTCTTCGATCTCAGTATCTCGATTGCCAGCCAACTCGGGGAGTGGCAATCCACCGACGAAACGACTAGTTTGTGTCTTCACTCTGTAACGGCACTACTCGCCACCTATGACGCCGAGCGAGTAGTCGATCTGATCTCTGCCCTCAACGACCTTTGTGAACGTTTCAGTGTGACTGCTCACCACCACATCGATCCGGACAAGCACGATGAAGAGATGTTAGCAATGCTTCGTCCATTATACGATGCGGTGATCGAGTACACGCCAGAGGATGGCTGGATCCCGACTGAAAGTGTAACCATGACGACGAAACCGTCATTCCGTTCGACGGTAACACCACCTGGTGGGGTGTCAAAGATAGATCCTGACCACCCTGAAACGGTACCGATGCGGTATTCGTTCGAGACGCTGCTGGATCTGTTATCGCCTCCGCGTCGGCGTACGTTGTTGTATCATCTAAAGAACCAACCAGATCAAGTGATCCCACTTGACCGCCTAGCTGAGGAGATCCATGACATTGACCGGTCACTGCCGATCCGCGATTCATCATCACCAGAGGATATCCGGAACGAGCTTCTCGATTGTCATCTCCCGTCGTTACAAGAAGCTGGAATCGCCAAGTATGACGCCAATTCCGAGACGGTCCATTATACACAGAATCAAGGATTGGAATCCTTCCTTCAATATATCGAAACGATCGAATTGGGCTGA
- a CDS encoding HNH endonuclease — translation MSNRPKDRQKGMDTLFPMADAHSCRVCNEHVEDGRRNYCSPRCKRIAKAVQRMFVWDCVREAVFERDDYTCQECGLSKDRWWRAYWQVRERIDELSAPAHPKKSDHPAASYDRWRRVRGEIQERYGVGSPTDGGFHADHIERVADGGHPFAETNLQTLCKYCHREKTAAENRTGEPSIEDRPEVGLDAYMDAATDGGDVDAGGDR, via the coding sequence ATGAGCAATCGCCCAAAGGACCGCCAGAAAGGGATGGACACCCTGTTTCCGATGGCCGACGCCCACTCGTGTCGTGTCTGTAACGAGCACGTCGAGGACGGCCGGCGGAACTACTGCTCGCCCCGCTGTAAGCGGATCGCGAAGGCCGTCCAGCGGATGTTCGTGTGGGACTGCGTCCGCGAAGCCGTCTTCGAGCGCGACGACTACACCTGCCAAGAGTGCGGGCTCTCGAAGGATCGTTGGTGGCGGGCGTACTGGCAGGTCCGTGAGCGGATCGACGAGTTAAGCGCGCCGGCCCACCCGAAAAAGAGCGACCACCCCGCGGCGTCGTACGACCGCTGGCGACGCGTCCGGGGCGAGATTCAGGAGCGGTACGGCGTGGGCTCGCCGACCGACGGGGGGTTCCACGCGGATCACATCGAGCGCGTCGCCGACGGGGGCCACCCGTTCGCTGAGACGAACCTCCAGACGCTCTGTAAGTACTGTCACCGCGAGAAGACCGCCGCGGAGAACCGGACGGGCGAGCCGTCGATCGAAGACCGCCCGGAGGTCGGCCTCGACGCGTACATGGACGCCGCGACCGACGGCGGCGACGTCGACGCTGGAGGTGACCGATGA